A region from the Fibrobacter sp. genome encodes:
- the lptB gene encoding LPS export ABC transporter ATP-binding protein, which yields MKSLVSTIRTDKLRKVYGGRQVVSDVSISVSQGEIVGLLGPNGAGKTTSFYMIVGMVRPDSGHIFLDDIEMTDKPMYRRARLGVGYLPQEASIFRKLSVEDNIMAILETQGLKRRERKMRLEQLLEEFKITHIRKTKSMSCSGGERRRLEIARALASDPSFLLLDEPFAGIDPIAVADIQSIISGLKDRGMGILITDHNVRETLSITDRAYIMYKSQVLTEGSSEYLANDPEARRIYLGDSFRLD from the coding sequence ATGAAGAGTCTGGTAAGCACAATCCGTACAGATAAGCTGCGCAAGGTCTATGGCGGTCGCCAGGTGGTGAGCGACGTTTCCATCAGCGTGTCGCAGGGCGAAATCGTCGGGCTCCTCGGTCCCAACGGCGCGGGCAAGACGACTTCCTTCTATATGATTGTGGGCATGGTGCGCCCCGATTCGGGCCACATTTTCCTCGACGACATCGAGATGACGGACAAGCCCATGTACAGGCGCGCGCGCCTCGGTGTGGGCTACCTCCCGCAAGAGGCTTCCATCTTCCGCAAGCTCTCGGTTGAAGACAACATAATGGCCATCCTCGAGACGCAGGGACTCAAGCGTCGCGAGCGCAAGATGCGCCTGGAGCAGTTGCTCGAAGAATTCAAGATTACGCATATCCGCAAGACAAAATCCATGAGCTGCTCGGGCGGTGAACGCAGGCGCTTGGAAATCGCGCGTGCGCTTGCGAGCGACCCGTCGTTCCTCTTGCTCGACGAGCCTTTCGCGGGCATCGACCCGATTGCTGTGGCCGACATCCAGTCCATCATCTCGGGCCTCAAGGACCGCGGCATGGGCATCCTCATTACCGACCACAACGTGCGCGAGACGCTCTCGATTACCGACCGCGCCTACATCATGTACAAGAGCCAGGTGCTCACCGAAGGTTCCTCGGAATACCTCGCGAACGATCCCGAAGCTCGTCGCATTTACTTGGGTGACAGTTTCAGGCTGGACTAG
- the rpoN gene encoding RNA polymerase factor sigma-54, producing MNMGMQLGQSQRLEQNISPQMLQSAAILQKTAQELETAINEELAVNPLLELEDESPEESPVDERTDDTDSDDDSIREVEFESGTLEDTADHDYDILENTTNSDMDRRLSDGLFDDDAPIKDLNAPSKDAGDDWDRPQKDRDKSLQDNLRDQLRDWNGTPVLLRQLEEAGCTEAHFRTLIQYLIDSLDENGYLQAAPDDVMMKMASDPGEDPLVVEIERIIRYEVALEDASLPVAEAFHVLRSFTPKGIGARNMQECFLIQAEAIDAFPPLTREILEKHFDDLIELRYGKIAKAMAVSSAAVQQAVAALSRLTPHPGRQLSYAPTQIKHVDLKVEIKKGRIEVECTQESRNKVRRLRVNKYYTDMLSSGVKLDKETREYIQNNKRKAEEFINAANNRFSTMEQVMRAIVKRQPAFFKNGPSFLKPMVLQDIADEVKRDLSTVSRVTNGKYVETPFGIYELKQFFTSGVRQSGKRPAAATPAVSPRPDATAGAVPAASVPEGFEGDDDVVGSARILEAIRNLVDAEDKKKPLSDQAIADALAAEGIQVARRTVAKYREERLKILPARQRKTL from the coding sequence ATGAACATGGGTATGCAACTGGGGCAGTCCCAGCGCCTGGAACAAAACATCTCGCCGCAGATGCTGCAGTCCGCAGCCATCTTGCAGAAGACGGCGCAGGAGCTGGAAACCGCCATCAACGAGGAACTCGCGGTGAACCCGCTTCTCGAACTCGAGGACGAATCTCCCGAAGAATCGCCCGTGGACGAGCGTACCGATGATACTGATTCCGATGACGATTCCATACGCGAAGTGGAGTTCGAGTCCGGCACGCTCGAAGATACCGCCGACCATGATTACGACATTCTGGAGAACACGACAAACTCCGACATGGATCGGAGACTTTCGGACGGCCTGTTCGATGACGACGCCCCGATAAAGGATTTGAACGCTCCTTCGAAGGATGCGGGAGACGATTGGGATCGCCCGCAGAAGGACCGCGACAAGAGTTTGCAGGACAACCTGCGCGACCAGCTGCGCGACTGGAACGGGACTCCGGTTCTGCTCCGCCAGCTCGAGGAAGCGGGCTGTACCGAGGCGCATTTCCGCACGCTGATCCAGTACCTCATCGACAGTCTCGACGAGAACGGCTACTTGCAGGCGGCACCCGACGACGTGATGATGAAGATGGCGTCGGACCCGGGCGAGGATCCGCTGGTGGTCGAGATCGAGCGCATCATCCGCTACGAGGTCGCCCTTGAGGACGCGAGCCTCCCTGTGGCCGAGGCGTTCCACGTGCTTCGCAGTTTTACGCCGAAGGGAATCGGTGCGCGCAACATGCAGGAATGTTTCCTCATCCAGGCGGAGGCAATCGATGCGTTCCCGCCGCTTACCCGAGAGATTCTCGAAAAGCATTTCGACGACCTCATCGAACTTAGGTACGGAAAAATCGCGAAGGCGATGGCGGTTTCTTCTGCGGCGGTGCAGCAGGCCGTGGCGGCGCTTTCCAGGCTCACTCCGCATCCGGGCAGGCAGCTCTCTTACGCCCCCACGCAGATAAAGCATGTCGACCTGAAGGTCGAAATCAAGAAGGGCCGCATCGAGGTCGAGTGCACGCAGGAATCCCGCAACAAGGTGCGCAGGCTGCGCGTGAACAAGTACTACACCGACATGCTGAGCAGCGGCGTGAAGCTCGACAAGGAGACGCGCGAGTATATCCAGAACAACAAGCGGAAGGCGGAAGAGTTCATCAACGCCGCGAACAACCGCTTCTCGACCATGGAGCAGGTGATGCGCGCCATCGTGAAGCGCCAGCCGGCGTTCTTCAAGAATGGGCCCTCGTTCCTCAAGCCCATGGTTCTGCAGGACATTGCGGACGAAGTAAAGCGCGACCTTTCTACGGTCAGCCGCGTCACCAACGGCAAGTACGTGGAGACTCCCTTCGGGATTTACGAGCTCAAGCAGTTCTTCACTTCGGGCGTGCGCCAGTCCGGCAAGCGCCCGGCCGCGGCTACGCCCGCGGTGTCCCCGCGCCCCGACGCTACTGCGGGTGCGGTTCCGGCCGCCAGCGTTCCCGAGGGTTTCGAAGGCGACGATGATGTCGTCGGCTCGGCCCGAATCCTCGAGGCGATAAGGAACCTCGTGGACGCCGAAGACAAGAAGAAGCCCCTCTCGGACCAGGCCATCGCCGACGCCCTTGCGGCGGAAGGCATCCAGGTGGCCCGCCGTACGGTGGCCAAGTACCGCGAGGAAAGGCTCAAGATTCTGCCCGCCCGCCAGCGCAAAACCCTCTGA
- the hprK gene encoding HPr(Ser) kinase/phosphatase: MSESRLKDIKILHREKLPVRDFFGHYGKDLQLALHTPEEDLDTNIAESGIHRPGLAMAGYTKVYSFKQIQVVGHTEWNYLESLGPEGRKKVFDSLSGFRAPMWVVTHAQMPHAELKEMCEKLHIPLFSTTLHTYEFNKIAQRILEEFFAPHSIIHGSLVDVYGIGMLFVGDSNVGKSECVLDLVESGHRMVADDVVHISHVGNAIIGRPDPLIRHHMEIRGVGILDIRSMFGIHAIRKVKKIEVIVELQPWQRDVRYERTGLNELEEVVMGVRIPKIVIPVAPGKNLTVILEVIAMNALMKMNGQNVARDFNEGLMKKIKAKAKGEYSDDLLEMDIEHWSLYE, encoded by the coding sequence GTGTCCGAATCCAGATTGAAAGATATCAAGATCCTGCATCGGGAGAAGCTCCCGGTGCGGGACTTTTTTGGTCACTACGGCAAGGATTTGCAGCTCGCGTTGCACACCCCCGAAGAGGACCTCGACACGAATATCGCCGAAAGCGGTATCCACCGTCCGGGCCTTGCCATGGCGGGCTACACCAAGGTGTACAGCTTCAAGCAGATTCAGGTCGTGGGCCATACGGAATGGAACTACCTCGAAAGCCTCGGGCCCGAGGGCCGCAAGAAGGTCTTCGATTCGCTTTCCGGATTCCGCGCCCCGATGTGGGTGGTGACGCATGCCCAGATGCCGCATGCCGAACTCAAGGAGATGTGCGAGAAGCTGCATATCCCGCTGTTCTCGACGACGCTCCATACCTACGAGTTCAACAAGATTGCGCAGAGGATTCTCGAGGAGTTCTTCGCGCCGCATTCCATTATCCACGGGAGCCTCGTGGACGTCTACGGTATCGGTATGCTCTTCGTGGGCGACAGTAACGTGGGCAAGTCCGAATGCGTGCTCGACCTCGTTGAAAGCGGCCACCGCATGGTTGCGGACGACGTCGTCCACATCAGCCACGTGGGGAACGCCATCATCGGGCGCCCCGACCCGCTTATCCGCCACCACATGGAAATCCGCGGCGTGGGCATTCTCGACATCCGCTCGATGTTCGGTATCCACGCCATCCGCAAGGTGAAGAAGATCGAAGTCATCGTGGAACTTCAGCCCTGGCAGCGCGACGTGCGTTACGAGCGTACCGGCCTCAACGAGCTCGAGGAAGTCGTCATGGGGGTGCGAATCCCGAAGATTGTCATTCCCGTGGCGCCCGGCAAGAACCTCACGGTGATTCTCGAAGTGATCGCGATGAACGCCCTCATGAAGATGAACGGCCAGAACGTGGCGCGCGACTTCAACGAGGGGCTCATGAAGAAAATCAAGGCGAAGGCGAAGGGCGAGTACAGCGACGACCTGCTTGAAATGGATATCGAGCACTGGTCGCTATATGAGTAG
- the raiA gene encoding ribosome-associated translation inhibitor RaiA, which produces MDIQFSARHFNASAGLQDRIQEEMDKLAKFYPNITNASVILDHEVEHQRHCEISVNITGSVVVASADEDNMGKAVDVALERVKVQLKKANEKQNDHRAQPISNLT; this is translated from the coding sequence ATGGATATTCAGTTTTCTGCTCGCCACTTTAATGCATCTGCCGGTCTCCAGGACCGTATTCAGGAAGAAATGGACAAATTGGCAAAGTTCTACCCGAACATCACTAACGCCTCCGTAATCCTTGACCACGAAGTCGAACACCAGCGCCACTGCGAAATCAGCGTGAACATCACCGGTTCCGTGGTCGTCGCCTCTGCCGACGAGGACAACATGGGTAAGGCGGTCGATGTCGCCCTGGAACGCGTGAAGGTGCAGCTCAAGAAGGCCAACGAAAAGCAGAATGACCATCGCGCACAGCCTATTTCCAACCTGACATAA